The Planctellipticum variicoloris DNA window GTGAAAGTTGCCCACGTGCTGGAGTCGGCGTGCCGGAATTGCGACGACATCGGGCGTTACGGCGGCGAAGAATTCTGCATCGTCCTCTCCAGCACGACTCTGTGCGAAGCAGCCGCCATCGCCGAGCGTCTGATCGACGAGGTGGCGGGCATCTCGATCGAGCACGAAGGGCAGACTCTGGCGGTGACCTTGAGCGTTGGCGTGGCGCAGAATGCGGGGGGGATGACCGGACCGGGAGAGCTGATCAAGGTCGCCGACTGCGCGCTCTACCGGGCCAAACATCTGGGGCGGAATCGGGTGGAGACTATGGAGCACGTCCTGGAGCTGTGCCCTGCCCAATGAGAGGCGCTCGCAGGTCGGACCGCTCGGCACTCAATCGTCGTGCAGCAAAATCCCCGTACGACGGTCGTCCACGTCCGTCGTCTTCTCAGGCGTTTCCGCCCCGACAAAGTGACCGACGGACGAGGACGTCCGTCGTACGCCAGATAAATGCGCGCCATCGCACCCGTGCGGCTACCCGTGGATGACCACCATTTTCTCTTCGGTCATCTCGCGAATGGCATATCGAGGGCCTTCTTTGCCCAGCCCGCTGTCTTTGAGTCCGCCGTAGGGCATCAAATCGGCCCTCCAGTTGCTGGACCAGTTGATGTGCAGGTTTCCGGCATCGACCTCGCGGGCAAATCGCAACGCCCGATCCAGATCCCGCGTGAAGATCCCCGCCGCCAGCCCGTAGCGCGAGTCGTTGGCCAGCCGGACGGCCTCCTCAAAATCGGCAAACCGCGTGATCGCGACCGCCGGTCCGAACAGCTCCTCCCGGCTGACCTTCATGTCGGGCGTGACGCGATCCAGCACCGCCGGCGCGATCACCGCACCACGGCGCCCGCCGCCCGTCAAGCACCGCGCGCCACCCTGAACCGCTTCTCGAATCCAGCCTTCAACGCGCTCGGCATCCGACTCGCGGACCATCGGCCCGACCTTGGTCGCCGGATCGAACTGGTCGCCAGACGCCAGCGCGGCGACCTGCGGCTGCAACGCCTCAATCAGCCGATCGGCCACCTGCTCGCTCACCAGCAAGCGCTGCGTTGAGATGCAGGTCTGACCGGCGTTGGCATAGCCGCCGGCGACGACCGCCCGGACGGCGAGCTCCAGATCGGCGTCTTCGAGAACGATCACCGGGCTGTTGCTTCCCAGTTCCATCGTCACACGCTTCAGACCGGCCGTCCGGCAGATCCCTTCGCCGACCTCGGCGCTTCCGGTGAAGCTGATCTTCCGGATCCGCGGCTCCCTGCAGATCGCCTCGCCAATCTCGCGACCAGGCCCTGTGACGCAGGCGATTGCCGCCGGGGGAACACCCGCTTCCAGCAGCGCTTCGACCAGTTTCAGCGCCGCCAGAGGCGTATCGCTGGCGGGTTTGAGCAGGACGGCGTTCCCGGCGGCCAGAGCCGGGCCGATCTTATGGCAGACGAGGTTCAGCGGAAAGTTGAACGGCGTGATCGCGGCGACGATTCCGCAGGGGACGCGGAGGGTGAATCCCAGTTTCCCGGCGGCTCCGGGGGCGGCGTCCAGCGGCACCATCTCGCCGACAACCCGCCGGGCCTCCTCCGCCGAGACTTCCAGCGTCTCGATCGAACGCGAAACTTCGGCGCGTCCCTCGGCGAGGATCTTTCCTTCTTCCGTGCTGATCGTCCGGGCGAAGTCTTCGGACTTCGATTTCAGCAGCGCCGCGACGCTCCGCAACAACTGACTGCGATCGAACGCCGACAGCGCTCGCATCTGCCGGGCGCCCTCGACCAGGCCCTCGACTGCGCGCGTTACGTCGGCGGGGGTTCCGCGCGGCACGCGGTCGATCTCGCTCCCGTCGAACGGATTGACGACCGGCATCGTTTCCGTAGCGCCGACCCATTGTCCGCCCAGATACATCTGCATGATTCAACTCCTCGAATGCTCTTCGACATCATACCGGAACCGACAGTCTGTTAACGACCGGCCCGGCCGCGAGTGCGGGTGGTGGTCGCCGACTTGCCGAATTCCGGGGCAATTTCGCGGACACAATCTTTGAAGCGATCCGCGATCCGGCTTTGAAAGCGATAGGGGTTCCAGGCCAGCACGATTGTCCGGGCGGGCTTCGGCTCGGCGAGCGACCGGTAGTTCCGCCGTTCGCTGGAATCGACCGCGCGGGCCATGCGGGGGATCAGCGAGATCCCGTGCCCTAGAGTTACGAGCTCCTGCACGGTCGCGAGCTGGCTCGTCCGTTCGACGGAGACTGGTTGAAACGACCGATGCCGGCAGTAGGAAACGATGTTGTCCGACAGGCAGTGCGTTTCGTCGAGCAGCACGAAGGGGTAGCCGTCGATGTCGGCGATGGTCACCGATTTGCGATCGACGAGCGGATGCCCGTCGGGCAGGACCAGCAGCAGTTCCTCCTCGAACAGCGGTTCGACGGCCAGGTGCTGCTTGGGAATCGGGGCGGCCAGCAGTGCGACGTCGACTTCCCCCTGATGGCAGCGCTGCAGCAGCTTGTCGGTTGTTTCCTCGAAGACGATCACGGTGGCGCGGGGAAAGCGGGTGCGAAATTCCCGCAGGACCGCCGGCAGCAGGAAGGGGGCGATTGTGGGAATGGCCCCCACGCGAATCCGCCCCGACTCTCCGTCGTCAGTGATCTCCGCCAGCGTGTCCTCGACCAGGGACAGAATCTGTTCGGCCCGGACCTTCAGCATCCGACCGGCGTCGGTCAGCACGAGACTTCGCGACTGCCGCTCGAACACCGGCTGACCGATCTCCTGCTCCAGCTTGGCGATCGACCGACTGAGGGCCGACTGGCTCACCAGGAGCTCCTCGCCGGCGTGCGTGAAACTCTGCCGTTCGGCGACCTTGAGAAAGTATCGGAGCTGACTGATTTCCATGAGGCGGACCCTCTACAGCGATGCAGCAGACGCATGGCCGATAGAACGAGAACTCATTTCCAGCATAGCCGGTACTCTGCGACAATTCGTCGAGTCGGCGGATTGGCGAGTTTCGCCATCGTCTCGCAGGGAGAGTTGCCGACGGCCCGTGATGCACTCGCAATGAGGAGACCGTCATGAAATTGAAGCTGCCGGGATGTCGAACCGCCGTTACCGCGCTGCTGGCGCTCGCGGGAGCGACGGTCGCCGTCGCCCAGGACGAAGACTTCGGTGCGCTGGTCAAGCGACTGCAGAGCGAACAGCCTGCGTTCGCCGAGCGACAGCAGAAGCTGCTGAAGGAGCGCTACGATCTGTCGGACACGCCCGACGACGATGCGAAAATGTCGCGCGGCAAGCCGGTCCAGTCGGGCATTCGCGTGCGGCTGCCGCGGGGAGTGACCTGGGACCAGCTTGCGGCGATGACGCCTGCCGACGTCAAAGCGAAGAATCTGTGGCCCGCCGGCTTCTTTCCCCTGCCGCACCCGCATCACGAAGCGGGGGGCATGATTTTCACCCAGGTGCTGATCGACGAAACGAAGAAGCAGACCGGGCGCGACCTGACTCGCTTCGATCTCAACTTCGATCTGCCCCAGCATTTCCTGCCGGAATTCCCCGCGCCGATCTACCTGACCACCCGGCCCGATCTCGGCGACGTTTCGCAGGGGAAACTCGTCTCGATCTCCAACTACTACGAACTGTTCAAGGACATTCTCAATCCGAAGCAGCTTGAGGGCCTGCGACTGCTGGTGACGCCGTTTCCCCAGCAGCAGTTCAACGCCACGGACGACCGCCGCTCGCTCATGGCGCATCTCGGCGTGTCCTGCTTCGACTGCCATTCCAACGGCCACACGACCGCCTCGACGCATACCGTCGGGGACATCCGCCCCAACGAACATCGCCACCGGATCGATACGCCGACGCTCCGCGGCGTGAACGTCCAGCGGCTGTTCGGTTCGCAGCGGGCCATGAAAACGATCGAAGACTTTACCGAATTCGAACAGCGGGCCGCTTACTTCGACGGCGACATTACGACGGCCGCGAAGAAGGGGGTTAATCCGCTCGAACGGGGGAGCCAGGTCCACTTCATGGCAGAATTTCAGGCGCTGCTCGACTTCCCGCCGGCGCCGAAGCTGACCGTGTTCGGCAGACTCGACCCGAAGCTGGCGACGGAGAGCGAACTGCGCGGCGAAGCGGTCTTCTTCGGGAAGGGGCAGTGCGCCTCGTGCCATACGCCGCCCTACTACACCGACAACCTGATGCACAATCTGAAGGTGGAGCGGTTCTTTAACGAGAAGATGATCAACGGTCGCAAGGCGTCGGCAGACGGCCCGATCAAGACGTTCCCGCTGCGGGGCATTAAGGACTCGCCCCCGTACCTGCACGACGACCGCCTGCTGACGCTGGAGGACACGGTCGAGTTCTTCAACCTGGTACTGGAGCTGAAGCTGACGACGCAGGAGAAGCAGGATCTGACGGAGTTCATGCGGGCGTTGTAGGCGCTCGGATGGAATGGATTATCGACGAGCCGGGAGCTCGCGTCGCGAGATGCGGGCTCCCGGTTTTGGTGAGCTGAAACGCAGGCCTGCCCCGATCGGTTGCGCGATTCTGGTCAACCCGCAGCCTGGATGCCGCGATTTTCGCCGAAACGCTTTACTCGACAAGACATTACGAGAACGCCTGACGGCTGCTCCGGGACACCCTCTGATCTAGAATCCCGTGGGCAAATCTGGGAGCGGGGAAAGGTCCACCTTGTCGAATGCGGCCCAAGATCGTCGCTTCGAACCGCCGATGTCATAGATACAGCCTGCTCCGCCTGTCATGCCATTCCGGGACATCACGATTCGTGACTATCATTCTGTACGACTCTGGCGGGCTCGTCGCGGAATTCGGCGGCTTTGAGACACCTCCTCCGCGTAATCTCCGAAGAAAGACCTTGACATCGGAACCCGTAGCGCGCTTAATCAATTGCGACGAGGTTCTCTAAGAAGTGGCTCTGCGCCACTATATTCGTCTTGAAATTCACGTCCGGGCGGGTTCTGCCGTCGCCTTTGAACTCCAGGTTTTCTTCAACTCCAATGTCGCTTGTTGCGGTCGTGGAGTTGTTTTGTCGTCACTTCATTTGTGGAGCCGCCATGAGCCGACTTTCGAAAACTCGCCCCCGTGGATTTACCCTAATTGAACTCCTGGTCGTGATCGCCATTATCGCGATTCTGATCGCGCTCCTGCTGCCGGCAGTGCAGCAGGCGCGCGAGGCCGCTCGCAGGACGCAGTGTAAGAATCAACTGAAGCAGATCGGTCTTGCTCTGCATAACTACCATGACACGTTCAACAAATTCCCTGCCGATGGAACATGGTCCTACAATCGCGGTCCGTGGGTCGTCGCAGGCGGGGCGCCGGGGGCGCAGCCAACTGGGGAGCAGTCGCGACATCTCACGTGGATTTACTCCATCCTGCCCTACGTCGATCAGGCCCCGCTGTTTAACCAGATCAATTCATCTCTCCCTTCATGGAACCAGACACTTCAAACCGGTGCCACGGTCCAAAGTGTCCGGCTTCCCAATTTCATCTGCCCTTCGGACGACACCTATCAGAATCTGCCACAGGGGATCGCCTATACTAGTTACGGCGCCTCCGGCGGATATGATTGGTGGTCCCGCGAAGACCAGCACGCCGGCGTTTTTTCGCTCGGCCAGTACAGCAATATCTCGGCCATCAAAGACGGTACTTCAAACACCGTGATGATCGGTGAGGTCAGCGCTTCTGGCGCGGAACTCGCCGGGAATGCCTGCGGCGGAGGGAACGGGCGTTTGCGACGTGGCAACAGTCGGGTCTTTCGCGCTCTGCTGATATCCACGCAACAGCACCCTCGAACGCTGCAGAATATCGGCGTCTGGACAGCTCCGGACGGAACGACTCATAACGGCAGCACTTACACAGCCTCCGGCTCTTTTTGGTGGAAGCCTTCGCCTTATGCCTGGGGGCCTTCCTACTTTTCTTTCCGAGCACCAATGTCGGAATGGGAGGGCGCAGCGAGCCCTCATACCGGTGGTGTGCACGTCCTGATGGCGGACGGAACCGTAAGGTTTGTCAGCAACAATATCCAGGCGGTCTGCTATGGGTCCGCCGGGAGCGCAGTCGCTCCTCAGGGAACGATCTGGAACTCGATTCATACGATGAACGGTGCTGGACTTGAGATTCAATCTGGAGACTTCTAACGTCCTGAGCCAGACTGGACGTCGGGGCTGAATGATCAGCCCGCCCATGAATGTAGTCTTCCCGATCTCTGCTGATCTGGAGAACTCCGGGGCAGCTCTCACAAGAGCTGCCGAAATTGGTCCAGCAGACGGCTCGACGAGTTGTGCCTGTCGTCTGCTCAATGTAACCGAGCCCCGATTGCCTTTTAAGTGGCCCACCAGTCTCGTTCTTGCAGAGACGACATCAGAGGAGAACTTTGTGAGGACCTACTGGCCTCGGATCAGCGCGATCGCATTGACTCTTGTGACTCTCTTCACGGTTGGTTGTGGCGGTGGTTCCACTCAAAAGCGTCTGCCTGTCTATCCGGTGAAAGGGACATTGACGCTGGATTCCAAACCCTTGGGCAACGTTGAGCTGCAGCTTCAATCGCTGAGTTCGCAGCCGGATTCTCTCAAACCGCCAGCCTATGGCACGGTAGGCGCCGATGGCACTTTTGTGCTGTCCACTTATGGCAAGGGCGATGGAGCCCCGGAAGGAGACTACGAAGTCGCGTTGACGGCCGACGCGATGAATCCCGTTGGCTTACCATCCTTCGCGCCCTTTCAAGTCAGTATCAAGAAGGATACGGGAATCATAGCAATTGATCTGAAGTCCACAAAGACGCGACGGCAGGGAGCCGGAATGCCGCTGGTTGAGTAGCTTCAGATTCGGGTACGTTCGCTTGATGCAACGACTCCAAACCTTTCGTACCGTTGGTCCGCTTGGAGTGAGGCGCTTGGACACATTGACGGCCAATCCGCTGAAGCGAGGTTTGGTCTTTGGAAGTCGATTGTCGAATCCTCATACCGTGCGATTGCGCCCAGATTGTTGGCTTGCCCTTCGCGGCTGCCGGGGGGCTCAGACCGCAGGTTATCCTCAACCATTGTTGGGGCAACACGTTACGAGCATGGGCTCTGTGCAATCCAGATCCTCGAACGCCACTCTTGGCGCTGCCGGGCGGGGGGAGGTATGATTCTCGTTCCACTGCCGCAGACCCGAACCGAATTCGCCCGACGGGTGTCTGGCGGTCGAAACCCGGAGAGGTGACAGAGCGGCCGATTGTGCAGCACTGGAAATGCTGTGTACGGGAAACCGTACCGGGGGTTCGAATCCCCCCCTCTCCGCTTGTTTTGCTGTCGTCGCCGCAACTTGTTGTAAACCAGTGAGTTGCGAGCAGGAACCCTGATTGGCACAGTCGGCTGTGCCGAAACTGTGCCAATCAGGGGAGCGACGGAGTTCAGGTGAGCATCTTTCACGAGCTTCCCCACGGTCGTTCGGGCGAGTTGCCTCCCTTTCTCCCACGAATTCCCCCGCCGTCACGCTGACCACGGGCGGCTGCTTCAAAACAACTTCACCTGCTGCATCTGGCGGATCGATTCCTCGTCGTGCAAATGGTAATACCGGTGCACCATGCGGCTGTTGCGGTGGCCGAGCCAGTTCATGAGCACTCGCTCTGTGGTGCCGCTGTTTGCGCAGTTGGAACAGAAATAGTGTCGGAAGCTGTGCAGGCGGCCGTCGATGAAGCCCGGTTCGCCCGGTCGTGACGGGAACTGCGAAGCCAGCGGCGTCAGAACGTCTCGAATCAGGATGCGGCGGACCGTGTCGGCCTTGATCTTCCCGCCCAGCGCTCCGTGGAAGATGCGTCCATCGGGATGCGGCGACAGGGTTCGCAGGAGATCGCCCAGCATTTCCTGGATGGGAAAGGTCCGGTCGCGTCCGGACTTTGTTGTTCGCTTCTCCTGGCCTCGTCGAGATTTTTTCGTCGTTTCGTCGGTCAGGGTGATCAGCGTTTTCTCCGGGTTGACGTCGGACCAACGCAGCGAAGCCAACTCCGAAATCCGCAGACCGGTCGCCGCCAGACCCACGACGACTTCCCGTAGCCAGGCCAGTTCCGGCGTCTGGCAGTGCTGGAGGATGGCCTCCACTTCCGTCGGCTTCCAGCAGTAGGTGTCCGTGCCGTCAGGCTTCTTCAACGGATAGCTGAATGCCGCCGAACTCGGCAGATGCTGGTTCTCGATCAGGAATTTGGAAATCTGCTTGAGCGTGGTCAGTTCCAGGTACTCCGTCGCATACGCATAGGATTCCCCGTCGAGCCAGCCGGCATAGTCATCCATGAGCTGGCGGTTCAGTTCATTCCAGGTACGGCGTCCCTGGGCCTCGGCGAACGGGATGAACTTGTCGAGGACCGCCCGGTAGCGTTTGGCCGTGGAGGGACGCGGTCCGCCGGAGATGATCGGCCGCTTCACATAGCCCTCATAGAGTTTGCGGCCCTCGGCCCAAGGGACGATCTGACGGGATTCGGTTTTGAGCAGGTTGGCATGGGCCTGTCCGTGCTGGACAGCCAGGTTCAGGTCCAAGTCGTCCAGATCTCGCAGCGCTTCGGCCCGATTCCGGGTGCCCAGCGATCGACGGCCTAGTGATGGGATATTGACCCGACCATCGACAAAATAGACACCATCGCGTGTTCCCAGCAGCCAGCGATAGTACCGGCACTGGATTTGCTCTTTCGTGCGCGGTTTGGGCACGGAGATTTTCTCCTTTCTTGTTGCTGTGAGTGAACTTTCCGTCGAATCAGCGTTCGGAAAGAATGTTCATCGCTTCTTCCAGTGCAGACGGGGGCCCGGAAGGCGGGGAGAGGTAGCGGGCGGTCTCTCGGTCGCTGGTGCCCCCGCCGGGGTTCGAGAGGCTTCGCACACCTGGGAGAGAATGTTTGCAGAGATCAGTACTCGCGTACCAGGGCCACCCGGCTGCCAGATTTTCAGGCTGCCGTCCTTGACCCGGCGGCGGATTGTACTTTCCGAGAGCGTCGAAGCCGCCGAGAATTCCTTGATGGAAAGATAGTTCTGGCAGGACGTTTCGGATAATTGCGGCATGAGTGCTTCCGGGGAGAGACGCGAGGGCTGTTCGCCCTCTACCTGTTCCCAGATAGTGCGCGCGTTATCTTTTCACGGAATTTCAGACCGCCATCGGGCTGGGTCATTCCTCGAAAAACCGATCACGAAATGCCTGCACGATGGCAGTCCCCTGAGGACCGAGTTCCATCCGGAGGCTGATCTCCTCATTCGTTAATCCCTGGTTGACGAGATCTCGGATATCCATCTTGAAGTCCAGGATGGCTTCGTTACCGGTGGTCATGGAATTCGCATGGACCAGTCCGGAACTGGCCCGGGCGGGCGTGACCACGCTTTCGGGAATTTCTCGTGGGGTTCGAGACCGATGAGGTCTGCGGGCCGCTGCGCGACCAACGGCTTCGGCGAATCCAGACAGCTTTTCCGGGCCGAAGATTCTCAACCAGACGGGAGGTGAATAGGAATGGCCCGTGATCAGCTCGAAAGCGCGGCGATAACGGTGATGAACTGTTCCCCGCGAAAGGTGGAGCCGCTCGGCGACATCTCGCAGGCGCATCTCAGCAGCATTGTCATATCGACCATTCCGCCAGCCTTCTCGCAGAT harbors:
- a CDS encoding aldehyde dehydrogenase family protein, encoding MQMYLGGQWVGATETMPVVNPFDGSEIDRVPRGTPADVTRAVEGLVEGARQMRALSAFDRSQLLRSVAALLKSKSEDFARTISTEEGKILAEGRAEVSRSIETLEVSAEEARRVVGEMVPLDAAPGAAGKLGFTLRVPCGIVAAITPFNFPLNLVCHKIGPALAAGNAVLLKPASDTPLAALKLVEALLEAGVPPAAIACVTGPGREIGEAICREPRIRKISFTGSAEVGEGICRTAGLKRVTMELGSNSPVIVLEDADLELAVRAVVAGGYANAGQTCISTQRLLVSEQVADRLIEALQPQVAALASGDQFDPATKVGPMVRESDAERVEGWIREAVQGGARCLTGGGRRGAVIAPAVLDRVTPDMKVSREELFGPAVAITRFADFEEAVRLANDSRYGLAAGIFTRDLDRALRFAREVDAGNLHINWSSNWRADLMPYGGLKDSGLGKEGPRYAIREMTEEKMVVIHG
- a CDS encoding LysR family transcriptional regulator — its product is MEISQLRYFLKVAERQSFTHAGEELLVSQSALSRSIAKLEQEIGQPVFERQSRSLVLTDAGRMLKVRAEQILSLVEDTLAEITDDGESGRIRVGAIPTIAPFLLPAVLREFRTRFPRATVIVFEETTDKLLQRCHQGEVDVALLAAPIPKQHLAVEPLFEEELLLVLPDGHPLVDRKSVTIADIDGYPFVLLDETHCLSDNIVSYCRHRSFQPVSVERTSQLATVQELVTLGHGISLIPRMARAVDSSERRNYRSLAEPKPARTIVLAWNPYRFQSRIADRFKDCVREIAPEFGKSATTTRTRGRAGR
- a CDS encoding cytochrome B6 → MKLKLPGCRTAVTALLALAGATVAVAQDEDFGALVKRLQSEQPAFAERQQKLLKERYDLSDTPDDDAKMSRGKPVQSGIRVRLPRGVTWDQLAAMTPADVKAKNLWPAGFFPLPHPHHEAGGMIFTQVLIDETKKQTGRDLTRFDLNFDLPQHFLPEFPAPIYLTTRPDLGDVSQGKLVSISNYYELFKDILNPKQLEGLRLLVTPFPQQQFNATDDRRSLMAHLGVSCFDCHSNGHTTASTHTVGDIRPNEHRHRIDTPTLRGVNVQRLFGSQRAMKTIEDFTEFEQRAAYFDGDITTAAKKGVNPLERGSQVHFMAEFQALLDFPPAPKLTVFGRLDPKLATESELRGEAVFFGKGQCASCHTPPYYTDNLMHNLKVERFFNEKMINGRKASADGPIKTFPLRGIKDSPPYLHDDRLLTLEDTVEFFNLVLELKLTTQEKQDLTEFMRAL
- a CDS encoding DUF1559 domain-containing protein — translated: MSRLSKTRPRGFTLIELLVVIAIIAILIALLLPAVQQAREAARRTQCKNQLKQIGLALHNYHDTFNKFPADGTWSYNRGPWVVAGGAPGAQPTGEQSRHLTWIYSILPYVDQAPLFNQINSSLPSWNQTLQTGATVQSVRLPNFICPSDDTYQNLPQGIAYTSYGASGGYDWWSREDQHAGVFSLGQYSNISAIKDGTSNTVMIGEVSASGAELAGNACGGGNGRLRRGNSRVFRALLISTQQHPRTLQNIGVWTAPDGTTHNGSTYTASGSFWWKPSPYAWGPSYFSFRAPMSEWEGAASPHTGGVHVLMADGTVRFVSNNIQAVCYGSAGSAVAPQGTIWNSIHTMNGAGLEIQSGDF
- a CDS encoding tyrosine-type recombinase/integrase codes for the protein MPKPRTKEQIQCRYYRWLLGTRDGVYFVDGRVNIPSLGRRSLGTRNRAEALRDLDDLDLNLAVQHGQAHANLLKTESRQIVPWAEGRKLYEGYVKRPIISGGPRPSTAKRYRAVLDKFIPFAEAQGRRTWNELNRQLMDDYAGWLDGESYAYATEYLELTTLKQISKFLIENQHLPSSAAFSYPLKKPDGTDTYCWKPTEVEAILQHCQTPELAWLREVVVGLAATGLRISELASLRWSDVNPEKTLITLTDETTKKSRRGQEKRTTKSGRDRTFPIQEMLGDLLRTLSPHPDGRIFHGALGGKIKADTVRRILIRDVLTPLASQFPSRPGEPGFIDGRLHSFRHYFCSNCANSGTTERVLMNWLGHRNSRMVHRYYHLHDEESIRQMQQVKLF